In Spodoptera frugiperda isolate SF20-4 chromosome 28, AGI-APGP_CSIRO_Sfru_2.0, whole genome shotgun sequence, one genomic interval encodes:
- the LOC118265174 gene encoding cell adhesion molecule Dscam2 isoform X15, which yields MSFIGFTALVALAAIGSVLCEDETIGPIFMKEPANRVDFSNTTGATVECAARGSPTPDIIWVRSDGTAVGDVPGLRQVQANGNLLFPPFRAEDYRQEVHAQVYACLARNSVGTIHSRDVNVRAVVTQYYEAEVVSEYVIRGNTAVLKCNIPSFVADFVKVEAWVNSDGGEYLPTDDIEGKYLVLPSGELHIRDVGPEDGYKSYQCRTKHRLTGETRLSATKGRLVITEPTNKIAPRKDSTKHFEGWEVFTVSQMDVAYLTCQVAAYPSPVFRWYKFVEGTTRKQPVTLDDRVKQVSGTLIIKEAKVEDSGKYLCVVNNSVGGESVETVLTVTAPLKATVEPATQTVDFGRPAVFTCRYEGNPVKTITWLKDGKDMKHHDATLRIESVKKEDKGMYQCFIRNDQESAGASAELKLGGRFEPPLIRHSFGEQTFRSGPSLRLKCVASGNPTPDIAWLLDGEKLTSGERLQIGQFVTADGNVESHLNISSVHTNDGGLYTCIASSKVGSASHAARVNVYGLPYVRPMKKRPVVAGDNLIVHCPVAGYPIDSIVWERDNRVLPINRKQKVFPNGTLVIENVERMSDEATYTCVAKNSQGYTAKGTLEVQVMVPPLIMPFNFGEVPFNPGDTALVNCVATKGDLPLDISWTFSSETIDSSLQRDITTMPLNPRASILTINSVSANHQGNYTCIVQNAAGRAEYAATLVVNVPPRWIIEPTDKAFAQGSDAKVECKADGFPKPQVTWKRAEGDTPGDYKDLKPNNPNVKVEDGTLTIANIQKTNEGYYLCEAVNGIGSGLSAVILISVQAPPQFEIKMRNQTARRSEPAVLQCQAKGEKPIGIIWNMNNKRLEPKSDPRYTIREEILPGGVVSDLSIRRTERSDSALFTCVATNAFGSDDTSINMIIQEVPEAPYGLKVLDKSGRTVQLSWAAPYDGNSPIKKFLIEYKRAKGNWEKDIDRVLVPGDTTEAGVFSLRPATAYHIRIVAENELGTSEPSETVTIITAEEAPTGPPQDCKVDAVDKHTLRVTWKPPPPQDWNGDLQGYYVGYKLASSNKSFVFETVDISKESGKEHHLDILNLKTYTQYAIVVQAFNKMGSGPVSGEVRAYTAEGAPSAPPQDVLCTTLTAQTIRVSWVSPPLAAANGLIKAYKVIYGPSETWYDEKSKDTKITASSETILHGLKKFTNYSMEVLATTNGGDGVRSAPIHCQTEQDVPEAPRAVKALVMGQDSILVSWRPPAQPNGVVTHYNVYTQAQNAEPHPNKVPASQTSYSATELKAGRYDFWVTASTIIGEGQPSATASCSPSDKVPAKIASFDESFTATYKEDVKLPCLAVGVPPPNILWKVKGHPLEASERVRQLPEGSLQIAGVAREDAGEYSCHVDNQFGTDTVTHTLSVLAPPFPPQLSIASSSVSSLTLRLKPSVEVDQSPAAGYTIHYKQEFGDWETVQIPSTTDTYTLENLFCGSRYQLYVTAYNGIGTGEASDVVIARTRGSKPPVPRAADFIEVGSSSVTLHLKQWLDGGCPMSHFVVENKKKGAAEWNQISNAVKPGGNFVVLDLEPATWYVLRITAHNNAGFNVAEYEFATLTMTGGTIAPLPGNVGTDKELPPWVKAWLEPEVLVPILATIVVFIVGVVVICLTLARRNTPHRLRGQKDMYYDAVYNASQAALGGGGGTLDKRGGLRDELGYIAPPNRKLPPVPGSNYNTCDRVKRQAVIMGAHSTWDPRRHHYERVRRPRLRRAGSGDTASTGMEDEICPYATFHLLGFREEMDPSKALAFPHHHPAHAGTLAHPHPHHPAHSRAGSQSMPRANSRYARKNSQGGQSAIYSTAPEYDDPATCAEEDQYRARYSRPMYACGPEYDEPACCAPEDEQYTGAYGTPYSDHYGSRPSIAYVSGTRKCGGSPEPPPPPPRNANNDNNCSSSFNESKDSNEISEAECDQPRNYPVRAHTAKDGLHSEEMRKLIDRPEATTPIPQQAVHGRGLTAYDTVAV from the exons AGGGTAAATACTTGGTACTTCCATCTGGAGAATTGCATATTCGAGATGTCGGACCCGAGGATGGTTACAAATCATACCAATGTAGAACAAAGCACAGGCTTACTGGTGAAACCCGACTTTCTGCTACTAAGGGACGACTTGTCATTACCG AACCAACCAATAAAATTGCACCTCGCAAGGATTCTACTAAGCACTTTGAAGGGTGGGAAGTGTTCACCGTGAGCCAAATGGATGTGGCATACTTAACGTGTCAAGTAGCTGCTTACCCGTCGCCTGTGTTTAG ATGGTACAAGTTCGTGGAAGGTACAACCAGGAAACAGCCTGTTACGCTCGATGATAGAGTAAAACAAGTATCAGGAACCTTGATTATCAAAGAGGCTAAAGTTGAAGACTCCGGCAAATATTTATGCGTTGTCAATAACTCCGTTGGTG GCGAGTCCGTAGAAACTGTCTTGACTGTAACCGCTCCGTTGAAAGCTACCGTTGAGCCAGCTACTCAGACCGTAGATTTTGGAAGGCCTGCCGTATTTACCTGCAGATATGAGGGTAACCCTGTTAAAACGATCACTTGGCTTAAGGACGGCAAGGACATGAAGCACCATGATGCTACCCTCAG gaTTGAATCGGTAAAGAAGGAAGACAAGGGCATGTATCAATGTTTCATTAGGAACGACCAAGAAAGTGCGGGAGCCAGCGCTGAGTTGAAATTGGGAGGCCGAT TCGAACCACCGCTGATCCGTCACAGCTTTGGAGAACAGACATTCCGTTCTGGCCCATCTCTACGTCTTAAATGCGTCGCATCTGGCAACCCTACCCCCGACATCGCGTGGCTCCTGGACGGCGAGAAACTGACCAGCGGAGAAAGACTTCAGATCGGACAATTTGTCACCGCTGACGGCAATGTTGAATCTCACTTGAACATTTCTTCTGTGCACACGAACGACGGCGGATTGTACACATGCATCGCATCCAGCAAG GTCGGCAGTGCTTCCCACGCGGCTCGCGTCAACGTCTACGGCTTACCCTACGTGCGACCCATGAAGAAACGTCCCGTGGTCGCTGGTGACAACCTCATCGTACACTGCCCCGTGGCCGGCTATCCGATTGACTCTATCGTTTGGGAACGAGACAACAG GGTACTCCCCATCAACCGCAAGCAGAAAGTTTTCCCTAACGGCACCCTCGTCATCGAGAACGTGGAGCGAATGAGCGACGAAGCGACCTACACCTGCGTGGCCAAGAACTCTCAGGGATACACCGCTAAGGGAACATTAGAAGTACAAGTCATGG TTCCACCGTTGATAATGCCGTTCAATTTCGGTGAGGTGCCATTCAACCCCGGTGACACAGCTTTAGTGAATTGTGTCGCCACTAAGGGAGATCTTCCTCTCGACATCTCATGGACGTTCAGCAGCGAGACTATAGACTCGAGCCTCCAGCGAGACATCACGACTATGCCTCTAAATCCTCGTGCCTCCATCCTCACTATCAACTCCGTGAGCGCAAACCATCAAGGGAACTACACGTGCATCGTGCAGAATGCGGCCGGCCGCGCAGAATATGCAGCGACACTCGTCGTCAACG TTCCCCCCCGCTGGATTATTGAGCCCACTGATAAGGCATTTGCACAAGGCTCTGATGCTAAAGTTGAATGTAAAGCCGATGGGTTCCCTAAGCCCCAAGTGACGTGGAAGCGGGCTGAAG GTGATACCCCTGGTGATTACAAAGATCTTAAACCAAACAACCCTAACGTAAAAGTTGAGGACGGAACATTGACAATTGCTAATATTCAGAAAACGAATGAGGGATACTACTTGTGCGAAGCTGTAAATGGAATCGGTTCAGGACTGTCTGCTGTTATTCTAATTAGCGTTCAAG CTCCACCCCAATTCGAAATTAAAATGAGAAACCAGACTGCTCGCCGAAGTGAACCCGCTGTCCTACAATGCCAAGCTAAAGGAGAAAAG CCAATTGGAATAATTTGGAACATGAACAACAAACGCCTCGAACCCAAATCTGACCCACGATACACCATTCGCGAAGAAATCCTGCCTGGTGGTGTTGTCTCCGACCTTAGCATCCGAAGGACCGAACGATCAGATAGCGCTCTATTCACTTGTGTAGCTACCAATGCTTTTGGTTCTGATGATACCAGCATCAACATGATCATTCAAG AGGTACCCGAAGCTCCCTATGGCCTTAAAGTCTTGGACAAATCTGGAAGGACCGTGCAACTGTCATGGGCAGCTCCTTATGATGGTAACTCTCCAATCAAGAAGTTCCTCATTGAATACAAACGAGCCAAGGGCAACTGGGAAAAAGACATTGACAG AGTTCTTGTACCCGGAGATACGACTGAAGCAGGAGTGTTTAGCTTGAGACCCGCCACTGCCTATCACATCAGGATTGTTGCTGAAAATGAACTGGGAACTTCTGAGCCATCTGAGACTGTTACCATTATCACCGCTGAAGAAGCCCCCACTGGTCCCCCACAAGACTGCAAAGTTGATGCCGTTGATAAGCATACCCTCCGCGTCACCTGGAAGCCTCCCCCACCACAAGACTGGAACGGTGACCTCCAAgg ATACTACGTTGGTTACAAACTGGCGTCTAGCAATAAGTCCTTCGTGTTTGAAACCGTCGACATCTCTAAGGAATCTGGCAAAGAACATCACCTGGACATTCTAAACTTGAA GACTTACACGCAATACGCCATTGTAGTACAAGCGTTCAACAAGATGGGATCAGGCCCCGTGTCCGGAGAAGTACGAGCTTATACCGCTGAAGGTGCCCCATCTGCTCCACCACAAGACGTTCTCTGCACTACGCTTACGGCACAAACTATCCGTGTATCATGGGTGTCTCCTCCTCTTGCTGCTGCCAACGGACTTATCAAGGCTTACAAAGTGATTTACGGACCTAGCGAGACTTGGTATG atgaAAAGTCAAAGGATACCAAGATTACGGCCAGCAGCGAAACTATCCTCCACGGACTTAAGAAATTCACAAACTACTCGATGGAAGTGCTTGCGACTACCAACGGAGGCGATGGCGTCCGATCTGCACCTATTCACTGCCAAACTGAACAAGACG TACCCGAAGCTCCTCGTGCCGTGAAAGCATTAGTTATGGGACAAGACTCGATCCTGGTGTCATGGAGGCCTCCTGCGCAACCCAACGGTGTTGTTACTCATTACAATGTCTACACTCAGGCACAGAACGCTGAACCCCATCCCAACAAG GTACCAGCTTCTCAAACTAGCTACTCCGCAACTGAACTGAAAGCCGGCCGTTACGACTTCTGGGTCACCGCGTCTACCATCATCGGCGAAGGCCAACCCTCAGCCACCGCTTCATGCAGCCCAAGCGACAAAG TTCCCGCCAAGATCGCATCATTCGATGAATCGTTCACTGCTACCTACAAGGAAGATGTCAAACTGCCCTGCCTTGCCGTCGGTGTTCCTCCTCCTAACATTTTGTGGAAG gtGAAAGGCCACCCCCTGGAAGCTTCGGAACGTGTGCGTCAATTGCCCGAAGGATCCCTGCAGATTGCTGGTGTAGCTCGTGAGGACGCCGGCGAATACTCATGCCATGTTGACAATCAATTCGGAACTGACACTGTTACCCACACGCTCTCGGTACTCG CTCCTCCCTTCCCGCCTCAGCTTAGCATCGCGTCGTCGTCCGTGTCCTCTCTCACTCTCCGCCTGAAGCCTTCCGTCGAAGTAGACCAGTCGCCCGCTGCAGGATACACCATCCACTACAAACAAGAATTTGGAGATTGGGAAACCGTAcag ATTCCAAGCACCACTGACACCTACACTTTGGAAAACCTTTTCTGCGGATCAAGATATCAACTCTACGTTACAGCTTACAATGG CATCGGCACTGGTGAGGCTTCAGACGTGGTGATCGCCCGCACTCGTGGTTCCAAGCCCCCGGTACCTCGCGCCGCTGATTTCATCGAAGTTGGAAGCTCCTCAGTGACTCTGCACCTCAAACAATGGTTGGACGGCGGATGCCCCATGAGCCACTTTGTCGTTGAGAACAAGAAGAA GGGTGCTGCTGAATGGAATCAAATCTCCAACGCTGTGAAACCTGGCGGAAACTTCGTCGTACTCG ATCTGGAACCTGCCACTTGGTATGTACTGAGGATTACGGCCCACAACAACGCTGGATTCAACGTCGCCGAATATGAATTTGCCACGCTTACCATGACCGGAG GAACCATTGCTCCCTTACCTGGCAACGTCGGTACCGACAAGGAACTGCCCCCCTGGGTCAAGGCTTGGCTGGAACCAGAAGTCTTAGTACCAATTTTGGCAACGATCGTGGTGTTCATCGTAGGCGTGGTGGTGATCTGTTTGACCTTAGCTCGCAGGAACACCCCACATCGCCTGCGAGGTCAGAAGgacatgtatt ACGACGCAGTGTACAACGCATCGCAGGCTGCgctgggcggcggcggcggcacgCTGGACAAGCGCGGCGGACTGAGGGACGAGCTCGGCTACATCGCGCCCCCCAACCGCAAGCTGCCTCCCGTGCCCGGCTCCAACTACAACACGTGCGACCGCGTCAAGCGACAGGCCGTCATCA TGGGCGCGCACTCGACGTGGGACCCGCGCCGCCACCACTACGAGCGCGTCCGTCGCCCGCGCCTGCGCAGGGCCGGCTCCGGAGACACCGCCTCCACAG GCATGGAAGACGAAATCTGCCCCTACGCGACGTTCCACCTGCTAGGCTTCCGCGAGGAGATGGACCCCAGCAAGGCGCTGGCCTTCCCGCACCACCACCCCGCCCACGCCGGTACTCTCGCCCACCCTCACCCTCACCACCCAGCTCACTCTCGCGCCGGATCCCAGAGCATG CCTCGTGCCAACAGCCGCTATGCCCGCAAGAACTCTCAGGGAGGACAGAGCGCCATCTACTCGACTGCCCCCGAATACGACGACCCGGCCACCTGCGCTGAAGAAGACCAATAC CGTGCCCGTTACTCTCGCCCGATGTACGCCTGTGGACCTGAGTACGACGAGCCTGCTTGCTGCGCTCCCGAAGACGAACAATACACCGGCGCTTACGGCACTCCCTACTCCGATCACTATGGATCTCGCCCTAGCATTG CTTACGTGTCAGGTACCCGCAAGTGCGGCGGATCCCCCGAGCCTCCCCCACCCCCTCCACGCAACGCCAACAACGACAACAACTGCTCCTCCTCATTCAATGAAAGCAAGGACTCGAACGAAATCTCCGAAGCCGAATGCGACCAGCCACGCAACTATCCCG TAAGGGCCCACACTGCTAAGGACGGCTTGCACAGCGAGGAAATGAGGAAACTCATTGACAG ACCAGAAGCAACCACCCCAATCCCCCAGCAAGCAGTCCACGGGCGGGGACTCACAGCCTACGATACTGTGGCAGTGTAA
- the LOC118265174 gene encoding cell adhesion molecule Dscam2 isoform X40, translating into MSFIGFTALVALAAIGSVLCEDETIGPIFMKEPANRVDFSNTTGATVECAARGSPTPDIIWVRSDGTAVGDVPGLRQVQANGNLLFPPFRAEDYRQEVHAQVYACLARNSVGTIHSRDVNVRAVVAQHYDTDVNKEYVILGNSIVLKCQVPSFVADFIEVLSWHTDDNEDFLPGDNYEGKYLVLPSGELHIRDVGPEDGYKSYQCRTKHRLTGETRLSATKGRLVITEPLGSAAPKVATKMIDITEASFSNTVTLLCPAQAFPVPIFRWYKFVEGTTRKQPVTLDDRVKQVSGTLIIKEAKVEDSGKYLCVVNNSVGGESVETVLTVTAPLKATVEPATQTVDFGRPAVFTCRYEGNPVKTITWLKDGKDMKHHDATLRIESVKKEDKGMYQCFIRNDQESAGASAELKLGGRFEPPLIRHSFGEQTFRSGPSLRLKCVASGNPTPDIAWLLDGEKLTSGERLQIGQFVTADGNVESHLNISSVHTNDGGLYTCIASSKVGSASHAARVNVYGLPYVRPMKKRPVVAGDNLIVHCPVAGYPIDSIVWERDNRVLPINRKQKVFPNGTLVIENVERMSDEATYTCVAKNSQGYTAKGTLEVQVMVMPQVTPFDFGEDILNAGDTVSLTCTVGKGDLPLKIHWQLNDKILNSGNGILINRNGKRVSILILENVQHEHIGNYTCIAENEAGRSSHSAVLNVNVPPRWIIEPTDKAFAQGSDAKVECKADGFPKPQVTWKRAEGDTPGDYKDLKPNNPNVKVEDGTLTIANIQKTNEGYYLCEAVNGIGSGLSAVILISVQAPPQFEIKMRNQTARRSEPAVLQCQAKGEKPIGIIWNMNNKRLEPKSDPRYTIREEILPGGVVSDLSIRRTERSDSALFTCVATNAFGSDDTSINMIIQEVPEAPYGLKVLDKSGRTVQLSWAAPYDGNSPIKKFLIEYKRAKGNWEKDIDRVLVPGDTTEAGVFSLRPATAYHIRIVAENELGTSEPSETVTIITAEEAPTGPPQDCKVDAVDKHTLRVTWKPPPPQDWNGDLQGYYVGYKLASSNKSFVFETVDISKESGKEHHLDILNLKTYTQYAIVVQAFNKMGSGPVSGEVRAYTAEGAPSAPPQDVLCTTLTAQTIRVSWVSPPLAAANGLIKAYKVIYGPSETWYDEKSKDTKITASSETILHGLKKFTNYSMEVLATTNGGDGVRSAPIHCQTEQDVPEAPRAVKALVMGQDSILVSWRPPAQPNGVVTHYNVYTQAQNAEPHPNKVPASQTSYSATELKAGRYDFWVTASTIIGEGQPSATASCSPSDKVPAKIASFDESFTATYKEDVKLPCLAVGVPPPNILWKVKGHPLEASERVRQLPEGSLQIAGVAREDAGEYSCHVDNQFGTDTVTHTLSVLAPPFPPQLSIASSSVSSLTLRLKPSVEVDQSPAAGYTIHYKQEFGDWETVQIPSTTDTYTLENLFCGSRYQLYVTAYNGIGTGEASDVVIARTRGSKPPVPRAADFIEVGSSSVTLHLKQWLDGGCPMSHFVVENKKKGAAEWNQISNAVKPGGNFVVLDLEPATWYVLRITAHNNAGFNVAEYEFATLTMTGGTIAPLPGNVGTDKELPPWVKAWLEPEVLVPILATIVVFIVGVVVICLTLARRNTPHRLRGQKDMYYDAVYNASQAALGGGGGTLDKRGGLRDELGYIAPPNRKLPPVPGSNYNTCDRVKRQAVIMGAHSTWDPRRHHYERVRRPRLRRAGSGDTASTGMEDEICPYATFHLLGFREEMDPSKALAFPHHHPAHAGTLAHPHPHHPAHSRAGSQSMPRANSRYARKNSQGGQSAIYSTAPEYDDPATCAEEDQYRARYSRPMYACGPEYDEPACCAPEDEQYTGAYGTPYSDHYGSRPSIAYVSGTRKCGGSPEPPPPPPRNANNDNNCSSSFNESKDSNEISEAECDQPRNYPVRAHTAKDGLHSEEMRKLIDRPEATTPIPQQAVHGRGLTAYDTVAV; encoded by the exons AGGGTAAATACTTGGTACTTCCATCTGGAGAATTGCATATTCGAGATGTCGGACCCGAGGATGGTTACAAATCATACCAATGTAGAACAAAGCACAGGCTTACTGGTGAAACCCGACTTTCTGCTACTAAGGGACGACTTGTCATTACCG AGCCACTGGGTAGTGCCGCTCCGAAAGTAGCTACAAAAATGATTGATATCACAGAAGCGTCTTTCAGTAATACTGTCACATTACTTTGCCCTGCGCAAGCATTCCCCGTTCCAATATTCag ATGGTACAAGTTCGTGGAAGGTACAACCAGGAAACAGCCTGTTACGCTCGATGATAGAGTAAAACAAGTATCAGGAACCTTGATTATCAAAGAGGCTAAAGTTGAAGACTCCGGCAAATATTTATGCGTTGTCAATAACTCCGTTGGTG GCGAGTCCGTAGAAACTGTCTTGACTGTAACCGCTCCGTTGAAAGCTACCGTTGAGCCAGCTACTCAGACCGTAGATTTTGGAAGGCCTGCCGTATTTACCTGCAGATATGAGGGTAACCCTGTTAAAACGATCACTTGGCTTAAGGACGGCAAGGACATGAAGCACCATGATGCTACCCTCAG gaTTGAATCGGTAAAGAAGGAAGACAAGGGCATGTATCAATGTTTCATTAGGAACGACCAAGAAAGTGCGGGAGCCAGCGCTGAGTTGAAATTGGGAGGCCGAT TCGAACCACCGCTGATCCGTCACAGCTTTGGAGAACAGACATTCCGTTCTGGCCCATCTCTACGTCTTAAATGCGTCGCATCTGGCAACCCTACCCCCGACATCGCGTGGCTCCTGGACGGCGAGAAACTGACCAGCGGAGAAAGACTTCAGATCGGACAATTTGTCACCGCTGACGGCAATGTTGAATCTCACTTGAACATTTCTTCTGTGCACACGAACGACGGCGGATTGTACACATGCATCGCATCCAGCAAG GTCGGCAGTGCTTCCCACGCGGCTCGCGTCAACGTCTACGGCTTACCCTACGTGCGACCCATGAAGAAACGTCCCGTGGTCGCTGGTGACAACCTCATCGTACACTGCCCCGTGGCCGGCTATCCGATTGACTCTATCGTTTGGGAACGAGACAACAG GGTACTCCCCATCAACCGCAAGCAGAAAGTTTTCCCTAACGGCACCCTCGTCATCGAGAACGTGGAGCGAATGAGCGACGAAGCGACCTACACCTGCGTGGCCAAGAACTCTCAGGGATACACCGCTAAGGGAACATTAGAAGTACAAGTCATGG TTATGCCACAGGTTACGCCGTTTGATTTCGGCGAAGACATACTCAACGCTGGCGATACAGTTTCTCTCACTTGTACAGTCGGCAAAGGGGATTTGCCCCTGAAAATTCACTGGCAACTAAAcgacaaaattcttaattcTGGCAACGGTATACTTATAAACAGAAATGGAAAACGTGTTTCAATTCTAATATTAGAAAATGTTCAACACGAACATATTGGCAATTATACTTGTATAGCTGAGAATGAAGCCGGCCGAAGTAGTCACAGTGCAGTGCTCAACGTGAACG TTCCCCCCCGCTGGATTATTGAGCCCACTGATAAGGCATTTGCACAAGGCTCTGATGCTAAAGTTGAATGTAAAGCCGATGGGTTCCCTAAGCCCCAAGTGACGTGGAAGCGGGCTGAAG GTGATACCCCTGGTGATTACAAAGATCTTAAACCAAACAACCCTAACGTAAAAGTTGAGGACGGAACATTGACAATTGCTAATATTCAGAAAACGAATGAGGGATACTACTTGTGCGAAGCTGTAAATGGAATCGGTTCAGGACTGTCTGCTGTTATTCTAATTAGCGTTCAAG CTCCACCCCAATTCGAAATTAAAATGAGAAACCAGACTGCTCGCCGAAGTGAACCCGCTGTCCTACAATGCCAAGCTAAAGGAGAAAAG CCAATTGGAATAATTTGGAACATGAACAACAAACGCCTCGAACCCAAATCTGACCCACGATACACCATTCGCGAAGAAATCCTGCCTGGTGGTGTTGTCTCCGACCTTAGCATCCGAAGGACCGAACGATCAGATAGCGCTCTATTCACTTGTGTAGCTACCAATGCTTTTGGTTCTGATGATACCAGCATCAACATGATCATTCAAG AGGTACCCGAAGCTCCCTATGGCCTTAAAGTCTTGGACAAATCTGGAAGGACCGTGCAACTGTCATGGGCAGCTCCTTATGATGGTAACTCTCCAATCAAGAAGTTCCTCATTGAATACAAACGAGCCAAGGGCAACTGGGAAAAAGACATTGACAG AGTTCTTGTACCCGGAGATACGACTGAAGCAGGAGTGTTTAGCTTGAGACCCGCCACTGCCTATCACATCAGGATTGTTGCTGAAAATGAACTGGGAACTTCTGAGCCATCTGAGACTGTTACCATTATCACCGCTGAAGAAGCCCCCACTGGTCCCCCACAAGACTGCAAAGTTGATGCCGTTGATAAGCATACCCTCCGCGTCACCTGGAAGCCTCCCCCACCACAAGACTGGAACGGTGACCTCCAAgg ATACTACGTTGGTTACAAACTGGCGTCTAGCAATAAGTCCTTCGTGTTTGAAACCGTCGACATCTCTAAGGAATCTGGCAAAGAACATCACCTGGACATTCTAAACTTGAA GACTTACACGCAATACGCCATTGTAGTACAAGCGTTCAACAAGATGGGATCAGGCCCCGTGTCCGGAGAAGTACGAGCTTATACCGCTGAAGGTGCCCCATCTGCTCCACCACAAGACGTTCTCTGCACTACGCTTACGGCACAAACTATCCGTGTATCATGGGTGTCTCCTCCTCTTGCTGCTGCCAACGGACTTATCAAGGCTTACAAAGTGATTTACGGACCTAGCGAGACTTGGTATG atgaAAAGTCAAAGGATACCAAGATTACGGCCAGCAGCGAAACTATCCTCCACGGACTTAAGAAATTCACAAACTACTCGATGGAAGTGCTTGCGACTACCAACGGAGGCGATGGCGTCCGATCTGCACCTATTCACTGCCAAACTGAACAAGACG TACCCGAAGCTCCTCGTGCCGTGAAAGCATTAGTTATGGGACAAGACTCGATCCTGGTGTCATGGAGGCCTCCTGCGCAACCCAACGGTGTTGTTACTCATTACAATGTCTACACTCAGGCACAGAACGCTGAACCCCATCCCAACAAG GTACCAGCTTCTCAAACTAGCTACTCCGCAACTGAACTGAAAGCCGGCCGTTACGACTTCTGGGTCACCGCGTCTACCATCATCGGCGAAGGCCAACCCTCAGCCACCGCTTCATGCAGCCCAAGCGACAAAG TTCCCGCCAAGATCGCATCATTCGATGAATCGTTCACTGCTACCTACAAGGAAGATGTCAAACTGCCCTGCCTTGCCGTCGGTGTTCCTCCTCCTAACATTTTGTGGAAG gtGAAAGGCCACCCCCTGGAAGCTTCGGAACGTGTGCGTCAATTGCCCGAAGGATCCCTGCAGATTGCTGGTGTAGCTCGTGAGGACGCCGGCGAATACTCATGCCATGTTGACAATCAATTCGGAACTGACACTGTTACCCACACGCTCTCGGTACTCG CTCCTCCCTTCCCGCCTCAGCTTAGCATCGCGTCGTCGTCCGTGTCCTCTCTCACTCTCCGCCTGAAGCCTTCCGTCGAAGTAGACCAGTCGCCCGCTGCAGGATACACCATCCACTACAAACAAGAATTTGGAGATTGGGAAACCGTAcag ATTCCAAGCACCACTGACACCTACACTTTGGAAAACCTTTTCTGCGGATCAAGATATCAACTCTACGTTACAGCTTACAATGG CATCGGCACTGGTGAGGCTTCAGACGTGGTGATCGCCCGCACTCGTGGTTCCAAGCCCCCGGTACCTCGCGCCGCTGATTTCATCGAAGTTGGAAGCTCCTCAGTGACTCTGCACCTCAAACAATGGTTGGACGGCGGATGCCCCATGAGCCACTTTGTCGTTGAGAACAAGAAGAA GGGTGCTGCTGAATGGAATCAAATCTCCAACGCTGTGAAACCTGGCGGAAACTTCGTCGTACTCG ATCTGGAACCTGCCACTTGGTATGTACTGAGGATTACGGCCCACAACAACGCTGGATTCAACGTCGCCGAATATGAATTTGCCACGCTTACCATGACCGGAG GAACCATTGCTCCCTTACCTGGCAACGTCGGTACCGACAAGGAACTGCCCCCCTGGGTCAAGGCTTGGCTGGAACCAGAAGTCTTAGTACCAATTTTGGCAACGATCGTGGTGTTCATCGTAGGCGTGGTGGTGATCTGTTTGACCTTAGCTCGCAGGAACACCCCACATCGCCTGCGAGGTCAGAAGgacatgtatt ACGACGCAGTGTACAACGCATCGCAGGCTGCgctgggcggcggcggcggcacgCTGGACAAGCGCGGCGGACTGAGGGACGAGCTCGGCTACATCGCGCCCCCCAACCGCAAGCTGCCTCCCGTGCCCGGCTCCAACTACAACACGTGCGACCGCGTCAAGCGACAGGCCGTCATCA TGGGCGCGCACTCGACGTGGGACCCGCGCCGCCACCACTACGAGCGCGTCCGTCGCCCGCGCCTGCGCAGGGCCGGCTCCGGAGACACCGCCTCCACAG GCATGGAAGACGAAATCTGCCCCTACGCGACGTTCCACCTGCTAGGCTTCCGCGAGGAGATGGACCCCAGCAAGGCGCTGGCCTTCCCGCACCACCACCCCGCCCACGCCGGTACTCTCGCCCACCCTCACCCTCACCACCCAGCTCACTCTCGCGCCGGATCCCAGAGCATG CCTCGTGCCAACAGCCGCTATGCCCGCAAGAACTCTCAGGGAGGACAGAGCGCCATCTACTCGACTGCCCCCGAATACGACGACCCGGCCACCTGCGCTGAAGAAGACCAATAC CGTGCCCGTTACTCTCGCCCGATGTACGCCTGTGGACCTGAGTACGACGAGCCTGCTTGCTGCGCTCCCGAAGACGAACAATACACCGGCGCTTACGGCACTCCCTACTCCGATCACTATGGATCTCGCCCTAGCATTG CTTACGTGTCAGGTACCCGCAAGTGCGGCGGATCCCCCGAGCCTCCCCCACCCCCTCCACGCAACGCCAACAACGACAACAACTGCTCCTCCTCATTCAATGAAAGCAAGGACTCGAACGAAATCTCCGAAGCCGAATGCGACCAGCCACGCAACTATCCCG TAAGGGCCCACACTGCTAAGGACGGCTTGCACAGCGAGGAAATGAGGAAACTCATTGACAG ACCAGAAGCAACCACCCCAATCCCCCAGCAAGCAGTCCACGGGCGGGGACTCACAGCCTACGATACTGTGGCAGTGTAA